In the Limanda limanda chromosome 1, fLimLim1.1, whole genome shotgun sequence genome, one interval contains:
- the bltp3b gene encoding UHRF1-binding protein 1-like isoform X2 → MAGLIKKQILKHLSRFAKNLSPDKINLSTLKGEGQLTNLELDEEVLQSLLDLPTWLAINRVECNKAAIRIPWTKLKTHPISLTLDKVVMEMSTCDEPRPPNGPSPIATASGQSEYGFAEKVVEGISLSINSIVIRISAKAFNASFELSQLQVCSVNTSWSIGDLRFTRIQDPQRGEILTFKEISWQMIRIEADAIQSTEHEMLSAPIRLITNQSKIRVTLKRRIKDCNVVASKLILILDDLLWVLTDSQLKAMVQYAKSLSEAMEKSAQQRKSMATEDQASSAPPTAQQVRTQQASTAVDQGATMAKLFSAYDVCETSHHLQITHLDLHICDDIHAKDKVPNKRITGGAMQLSFSSITLDYYPLHRAGESCAHWMHYSEATKSREVWARNLLDEFKSNVEMLKSAVRDQPGAAPAHGSPQHGKISTCSSSSFSPPPTQTSKTQLMSSSIVLRVADFSIYQVSTNDQRRSSPKTMISCNKKSLYLPPEMPAIHAEFTEYYYPDGKDYPIPCPNLYAQLNALQLVLDPRSLVWINLFALDLRQSLEQFMEIYKLSDSQKPEEHVDIKVDGLMLKLVIPTDRDASSPPDLPRSISIQTSEMVATNTRHPANCTRSHLEALLQSFEEEPYFSSSFSSFPRSTSSQPLLHPVFQLHAHEQDTKLHDIYRGLVVPTMGTNSLKMPAATDIWALHFAQFWVDYEGTRGGKGRPQPFVDSFPLTVWACQPAKLIQHQERLRGAAGSGLSPSTSVEAVARQQRKRLLKEYYSTEAAAAVASHSVDAAPPPSNGLHKPLSLESLPSSSSSTSSKDADVHVLVQVQKHLSAQVSHRQYVFLMQLQRSIKALQQTLQQDLEAMSSKKERKDLYQCPADHQPFTVCLGLLLKSAEVSLLLKPVAQPEGSRSPMVPELSPSESRGTLEPGSDAGEAAGSEGGGAKGSCTVDQLLCGEGSESAATQGPAPLVPTSTTAVPPDSNHKASLEERTSAKRWSSEEGGEMPVDGLTLGDGTGVDPLSDPSGSKDWSDKDKAAAAKMSQSSSSGRLMRDRSQSSFSVSYKNMKKSPSLQSLDNISIDSYLMEDGDAYSLLERDDVSMSGFKDAVSEQSATESAAEAAFSQEQEGGVSPDTVSATSQSIDEPTKDIVSVLVLKVRSVCVGMEAVGESTAVALEVGQVIPSQLGNVSLRQYLSNRSLGGGEFGSASHGCGHSPEVQARLESGPCAAAHSPLAERNGFLQLRLNGYQANFLMSTLRNLAHFLEDDSAPQVLPMEIRVRNTHINLKDEGPRDNPSDAEPSPITLHVDSLIIHRRDDGSFSIGVDGAAEAKPRKEGGVTASSLSPVPVAVGGVCSASKASQTQAPPPSPPPSTREKMLTDENECLKVELSRAKMALAEAQMEKDSLVHRMKNLKVHSS, encoded by the exons gtttGCTAAGAACCTGTCGCCGGACAAGATCAACCTCAGCACGCTGAAGGGGGAGGGCCAGCTCACCAACCTGGAGCTGGACGAGGAGGTTCTTCAGAGCCTGCTGGACCTGCCCACCTGGCTTGCCATCAACCGCGTGGAGTGCAACAAGGCCGCCATTCGG ATACCATGGACAAAGTTGAAGACTCATCCCATCTCTTTG ACCCTGGATAAAGTGGTGATGGAGATGAGCACCTGTGATGAACCTCGTCCCCCCAATGGCCCGTCTCCCATAGCAACCGCATCCGGACAGAG tgaatatgGCTTCGCTGAGAAGGTGGTGGAGGGAATATCTCTTTCCATCAACTCCATAGTGATCCGGATCAGTGCCAAGGCCTTCAACGCCTCCTTTGAGCTCTCGCAGCTGCAGGTCTGCAGCGTCAACACCAGCTGGAGTATCGGCGACCTGCGGTTCACCCGCATCCAGGACCCTCAGAGGGGAGAG ATCCTGACATTTAAGGAGATAAGCTGGCAGATGATCCGCATCGAGGCGGACGCCATCCAGAGCACCGAGCACGAGATGCTGAGCGCCCCCATCCGCCTCATCACCAACCAGTCCAAGATCCGAGTCACCCTCAAGCGACGg ATAAAGGACTGTAACGTGGTGGCCTCCaagctgatcctgatcctggacGACCTGCTCTGGGTGCTGACCGACTCCCAGCTCAAAGCCATGGTGCAGTACGCCAAGTCCCTCAGCGAGGCCATGGAGAAGTCCGCCCAGCAGAGGAAGAGCATGGCCACAGAGGACCag GCGTCATCAGCGCCGCCCACAGCCCAGCAGGTGCGAACCCAGCAGGCGTCCACAGCCGTTGACCAGGGCGCCACCATGGCCAAGCTGTTCAGCGCCTACGATGTATGTGAGACGTCCCACCACCTCCAGATCACACATCTGGACCTGCACATCTGTGATGACATCCATGCAAAGGACAAAG TGCCTAACAAGAGGATAACAGGAGGGGCCATGCAGCTTTCCTTCAGCTCCATCACTCTGGACTACTACCCTCTCCACAGAGCAG GGGAAAGTTGTGCCCATTGGATGCACTACAGCGAAGCCACTAAGAGCAGGGAGGTCTGGGCTCGGAACCTTCTCGACGAGTTCAAGTCCAACGTGGAGATGTTAAAAAGTGCAGTTCGAGACCAGCCGGGCGCGGCCCCTGCACATGGCTCCCCACAGCATG gtaaAATAAGCACCTGCTCCAGCAGTTCCTTCAGTCCTCCTCCCACACAAACCTCCAAGACCCAGCTCATGTCCAGCTCCATCGTTCTCAGGGTGGCTGACTTCAGCATCTATCAG GTGTCGACGAACGACCAACGTCGCTCCAGCCCCAAAACCATGATTTCCTGTAATAAGAAGTCCTTGTACCTTCCCCCAGAGATGCCAGCCATCCATGCAGAGTTCACAGAGTACTACTACCCTGATGGAAAAGACTACCCCA TCCCATGTCCCAACCTGTATGCCCAGCTGAACGCCCTGCAGCTGGTCCTGGATCCTCGCAGCCTGGTGTGGATCAACCTCTTCGCCCTTGACCTCAGGCAGAGTCTGGAGCAGTTCATGGAGATTTACAAGCTCAGCGACTCGCAGAAACCTGAAGAGCATGTGGACATCAAGGTCGACGGCCTCATGCTCAAG CTGGTGATCCCCACGGACCGAgacgcctcctctcctcctgaccTGCCTCGCTCCATCTCTATACAGACTTCAGAgatggtggccactaacacccgGCACCCGGCCAACTGCACCCGCTCGCACCTCGAGGCCCTGCTGCAGTCCTTCGAAGAGGAGCCTTACTTCTCTTCGTCTTTCTCCTCATTCCCtcgctccacctcctcccagccCCTCCTCCATCCCGTCTTCCAGCTTCACGCCCACGAACAAGACACCAAGCTCCACGATATCTACCGGGGCCTGGTGGTGCCGACGATGGGCACAAACTCCCTCAAGATGCCGGCCGCCACAGACATTTGGGCGCTGCACTTCGCCCAGTTCTGGGTGGACTATGAGGGCACCCGGGGGGGCAAAGGTCGGCCGCAGCCCTTTGTGGACTCCTTCCCTCTCACGGTGTGGGCGTGTCAGCCGGCGAAGCTCATCCAGCACCAGGAGAGGCTGAGAGGTGCTGCTGGATCAGGTCTGTCCCCGAGCACATCCGTAGAAGCTGTTGCGCGCCAGCAGAGGAAACGCTTACTGAAGGAGTATTACAgcactgaagctgcagcagcagtagcatCTCACAGCGTTgatgctgcacccccccccagcAACGGACTCCATAAGCCCCTCTCATTGGAAAGTctgccttcctcctcttcatcaacatCAAGTAAAGATGCAGACGTTCATGTGTTGGTGCAAGTGCAGAAGCATTTAAGTGCTCAG gtgagCCACCGGCAGTATGTGTTCCTGATGCAGCTTCAGCGTAGCATCAAGGCCCTGCAGCAGACGCTGCAGCAGGACCTGGAGGCGATGAGCTCCAAGAAGGAACGCAAAGACCTGTACCAGTGTCCTGCCGACCACCAGCCCTTCACCGTCTGCCTGGGCCTCCTGCTGAAGAGCGCCGAGGTGTCCCTGCTCCTGAAGCCCGTCGCCCAGCCCGAAGGTTCACGGTCTCCCATGGTGCCGGAGCTCTCGCCATCAGAGAGCCGAGGAACTCTGGAGCCAGGCAGCGATGCGGGAGAGGCGGCGGggtctgaaggaggaggagccaaaGGGTCATGCACTGTAGACCAGCTGTTATGTGGTGAAGGCTCGGAGAGCGCGGCCACGCAGGGTCCTGCCCCCCTCGTCCCCACCTCCACGACCGCTGTGCCCCCAGACTCAAATCACAAAGCCTCACTGGAGGAGAGGACTTCAGCAAAGAGGTGGAGTTCAGAAGAAGGGGGTGAGATGCCGGTGGATGGGTTGACTCTGGGTGACGGAACGGGGGTTGATCCTCTGTCGGACCCGAGCGGCAGCAAAGACTGGAGCGACAAAGACAAAGCTGCAGCTGCTAAGATGTCTCAGTCAAGTTCCAG CGGTCGTTTGATGCGCGATCGCTCTCAGTCCAGTTTCTCAGTGTCCTACAAGAACATGAAGAAGAGCCCTTCCCTGCAGTCGCTGGACAACATCTCCATTGACAGCTACCTGATGGAGGACGGAGACGCGTACAGCCTTCTGGAGAGAG ACGACGTGTCAATGTCGGGCTTCAAGGACGCCGTCAGTGAGCAGAGCGCCACAGAGAGCGCCGCCGAGGCTGCGTTCAgtcaggagcaggagggaggcgTGTCCCCCGATACGGTCAGCGCCACCTCCCAGAGCATCGACGAGCCCACCAAAGATATA GTGTCGGTGCTGGTGCTGAAGGTGCGGTCGGTGTGCGTGGGCATGGAGGCCGTGGGCGAGAGCACGGCCGTGGCTCTGGAGGTCGGCCAGGTGATACCGAGCCAGCTGGGAAACGTCAGCCTCAGACAGTACCTCAGCAACCGCAGCCTGG GAGGCGGCGAGTTCGGCTCGGCGTCCCACGGCTGCGGTCACAGTCCGGAGGTGCAGGCTCGCCTGGAGAGCGGGCCCTGCGCCGCCGCCCACTCCCCGCTGGCCGAGCGCAATGGCTTCCTGCAGCTGCGTCTCAACGGATACCAAGCCAACTTCCTGATGTCCACGCTGCGCAACCTGGCGCACTTTCTGGAGGACGACTCTGCGCCGCAGGTGCTGCCCATGGAGATCAGAGTCAGGAACACTCATATAAACCTAAAG GATGAGGGCCCCCGAGACAATCCCTCCGACGCTGAGCCCTCGCCCATCACCCTACACGTGGACAGTCTCATCATACACAGGAGAGACGATGGTTCTTTCTCTATAGGAG TGGACGGAGCAGCGGAGGCCAAACCCAGAAAAGAGGGCGGGGTGACAGCCAGCTCACTGAGTCCGGTCCCTGTTGCCGTGGGCGGCGTCTGCAGCGCATCAAAGGCTTCGCAAACCCAAGCCCCGCCCCCCAGCCCTCCTCCATCAACCAGGGAAAAg ATGCTGACGGACGAGAACGAGTGCTTGAAGGTGGAGCTGTCGCGAGCCAAGATGGCGCTGGCTGAGGCTCAGATGGAGAAGGACTCGCTGGTTCACCGCATGAAGAACCTCAAAGTCCACAGCAGCTAG
- the bltp3b gene encoding UHRF1-binding protein 1-like isoform X1, with protein sequence MAGLIKKQILKHLSRFAKNLSPDKINLSTLKGEGQLTNLELDEEVLQSLLDLPTWLAINRVECNKAAIRIPWTKLKTHPISLTLDKVVMEMSTCDEPRPPNGPSPIATASGQSEYGFAEKVVEGISLSINSIVIRISAKAFNASFELSQLQVCSVNTSWSIGDLRFTRIQDPQRGEILTFKEISWQMIRIEADAIQSTEHEMLSAPIRLITNQSKIRVTLKRRIKDCNVVASKLILILDDLLWVLTDSQLKAMVQYAKSLSEAMEKSAQQRKSMATEDQASSAPPTAQQVRTQQASTAVDQGATMAKLFSAYDVCETSHHLQITHLDLHICDDIHAKDKVPNKRITGGAMQLSFSSITLDYYPLHRAGESCAHWMHYSEATKSREVWARNLLDEFKSNVEMLKSAVRDQPGAAPAHGSPQHGKISTCSSSSFSPPPTQTSKTQLMSSSIVLRVADFSIYQVSTNDQRRSSPKTMISCNKKSLYLPPEMPAIHAEFTEYYYPDGKDYPIPCPNLYAQLNALQLVLDPRSLVWINLFALDLRQSLEQFMEIYKLSDSQKPEEHVDIKVDGLMLKLVIPTDRDASSPPDLPRSISIQTSEMVATNTRHPANCTRSHLEALLQSFEEEPYFSSSFSSFPRSTSSQPLLHPVFQLHAHEQDTKLHDIYRGLVVPTMGTNSLKMPAATDIWALHFAQFWVDYEGTRGGKGRPQPFVDSFPLTVWACQPAKLIQHQERLRGAAGSGLSPSTSVEAVARQQRKRLLKEYYSTEAAAAVASHSVDAAPPPSNGLHKPLSLESLPSSSSSTSSKDADVHVLVQVQKHLSAQVSHRQYVFLMQLQRSIKALQQTLQQDLEAMSSKKERKDLYQCPADHQPFTVCLGLLLKSAEVSLLLKPVAQPEGSRSPMVPELSPSESRGTLEPGSDAGEAAGSEGGGAKGSCTVDQLLCGEGSESAATQGPAPLVPTSTTAVPPDSNHKASLEERTSAKRWSSEEGGEMPVDGLTLGDGTGVDPLSDPSGSKDWSDKDKAAAAKMSQSSSSGRLMRDRSQSSFSVSYKNMKKSPSLQSLDNISIDSYLMEDGDAYSLLERDDVSMSGFKDAVSEQSATESAAEAAFSQEQEGGVSPDTVSATSQSIDEPTKDIVSVLVLKVRSVCVGMEAVGESTAVALEVGQVIPSQLGNVSLRQYLSNRSLGMVGSVPIPAQSSQGGGEFGSASHGCGHSPEVQARLESGPCAAAHSPLAERNGFLQLRLNGYQANFLMSTLRNLAHFLEDDSAPQVLPMEIRVRNTHINLKDEGPRDNPSDAEPSPITLHVDSLIIHRRDDGSFSIGVDGAAEAKPRKEGGVTASSLSPVPVAVGGVCSASKASQTQAPPPSPPPSTREKMLTDENECLKVELSRAKMALAEAQMEKDSLVHRMKNLKVHSS encoded by the exons gtttGCTAAGAACCTGTCGCCGGACAAGATCAACCTCAGCACGCTGAAGGGGGAGGGCCAGCTCACCAACCTGGAGCTGGACGAGGAGGTTCTTCAGAGCCTGCTGGACCTGCCCACCTGGCTTGCCATCAACCGCGTGGAGTGCAACAAGGCCGCCATTCGG ATACCATGGACAAAGTTGAAGACTCATCCCATCTCTTTG ACCCTGGATAAAGTGGTGATGGAGATGAGCACCTGTGATGAACCTCGTCCCCCCAATGGCCCGTCTCCCATAGCAACCGCATCCGGACAGAG tgaatatgGCTTCGCTGAGAAGGTGGTGGAGGGAATATCTCTTTCCATCAACTCCATAGTGATCCGGATCAGTGCCAAGGCCTTCAACGCCTCCTTTGAGCTCTCGCAGCTGCAGGTCTGCAGCGTCAACACCAGCTGGAGTATCGGCGACCTGCGGTTCACCCGCATCCAGGACCCTCAGAGGGGAGAG ATCCTGACATTTAAGGAGATAAGCTGGCAGATGATCCGCATCGAGGCGGACGCCATCCAGAGCACCGAGCACGAGATGCTGAGCGCCCCCATCCGCCTCATCACCAACCAGTCCAAGATCCGAGTCACCCTCAAGCGACGg ATAAAGGACTGTAACGTGGTGGCCTCCaagctgatcctgatcctggacGACCTGCTCTGGGTGCTGACCGACTCCCAGCTCAAAGCCATGGTGCAGTACGCCAAGTCCCTCAGCGAGGCCATGGAGAAGTCCGCCCAGCAGAGGAAGAGCATGGCCACAGAGGACCag GCGTCATCAGCGCCGCCCACAGCCCAGCAGGTGCGAACCCAGCAGGCGTCCACAGCCGTTGACCAGGGCGCCACCATGGCCAAGCTGTTCAGCGCCTACGATGTATGTGAGACGTCCCACCACCTCCAGATCACACATCTGGACCTGCACATCTGTGATGACATCCATGCAAAGGACAAAG TGCCTAACAAGAGGATAACAGGAGGGGCCATGCAGCTTTCCTTCAGCTCCATCACTCTGGACTACTACCCTCTCCACAGAGCAG GGGAAAGTTGTGCCCATTGGATGCACTACAGCGAAGCCACTAAGAGCAGGGAGGTCTGGGCTCGGAACCTTCTCGACGAGTTCAAGTCCAACGTGGAGATGTTAAAAAGTGCAGTTCGAGACCAGCCGGGCGCGGCCCCTGCACATGGCTCCCCACAGCATG gtaaAATAAGCACCTGCTCCAGCAGTTCCTTCAGTCCTCCTCCCACACAAACCTCCAAGACCCAGCTCATGTCCAGCTCCATCGTTCTCAGGGTGGCTGACTTCAGCATCTATCAG GTGTCGACGAACGACCAACGTCGCTCCAGCCCCAAAACCATGATTTCCTGTAATAAGAAGTCCTTGTACCTTCCCCCAGAGATGCCAGCCATCCATGCAGAGTTCACAGAGTACTACTACCCTGATGGAAAAGACTACCCCA TCCCATGTCCCAACCTGTATGCCCAGCTGAACGCCCTGCAGCTGGTCCTGGATCCTCGCAGCCTGGTGTGGATCAACCTCTTCGCCCTTGACCTCAGGCAGAGTCTGGAGCAGTTCATGGAGATTTACAAGCTCAGCGACTCGCAGAAACCTGAAGAGCATGTGGACATCAAGGTCGACGGCCTCATGCTCAAG CTGGTGATCCCCACGGACCGAgacgcctcctctcctcctgaccTGCCTCGCTCCATCTCTATACAGACTTCAGAgatggtggccactaacacccgGCACCCGGCCAACTGCACCCGCTCGCACCTCGAGGCCCTGCTGCAGTCCTTCGAAGAGGAGCCTTACTTCTCTTCGTCTTTCTCCTCATTCCCtcgctccacctcctcccagccCCTCCTCCATCCCGTCTTCCAGCTTCACGCCCACGAACAAGACACCAAGCTCCACGATATCTACCGGGGCCTGGTGGTGCCGACGATGGGCACAAACTCCCTCAAGATGCCGGCCGCCACAGACATTTGGGCGCTGCACTTCGCCCAGTTCTGGGTGGACTATGAGGGCACCCGGGGGGGCAAAGGTCGGCCGCAGCCCTTTGTGGACTCCTTCCCTCTCACGGTGTGGGCGTGTCAGCCGGCGAAGCTCATCCAGCACCAGGAGAGGCTGAGAGGTGCTGCTGGATCAGGTCTGTCCCCGAGCACATCCGTAGAAGCTGTTGCGCGCCAGCAGAGGAAACGCTTACTGAAGGAGTATTACAgcactgaagctgcagcagcagtagcatCTCACAGCGTTgatgctgcacccccccccagcAACGGACTCCATAAGCCCCTCTCATTGGAAAGTctgccttcctcctcttcatcaacatCAAGTAAAGATGCAGACGTTCATGTGTTGGTGCAAGTGCAGAAGCATTTAAGTGCTCAG gtgagCCACCGGCAGTATGTGTTCCTGATGCAGCTTCAGCGTAGCATCAAGGCCCTGCAGCAGACGCTGCAGCAGGACCTGGAGGCGATGAGCTCCAAGAAGGAACGCAAAGACCTGTACCAGTGTCCTGCCGACCACCAGCCCTTCACCGTCTGCCTGGGCCTCCTGCTGAAGAGCGCCGAGGTGTCCCTGCTCCTGAAGCCCGTCGCCCAGCCCGAAGGTTCACGGTCTCCCATGGTGCCGGAGCTCTCGCCATCAGAGAGCCGAGGAACTCTGGAGCCAGGCAGCGATGCGGGAGAGGCGGCGGggtctgaaggaggaggagccaaaGGGTCATGCACTGTAGACCAGCTGTTATGTGGTGAAGGCTCGGAGAGCGCGGCCACGCAGGGTCCTGCCCCCCTCGTCCCCACCTCCACGACCGCTGTGCCCCCAGACTCAAATCACAAAGCCTCACTGGAGGAGAGGACTTCAGCAAAGAGGTGGAGTTCAGAAGAAGGGGGTGAGATGCCGGTGGATGGGTTGACTCTGGGTGACGGAACGGGGGTTGATCCTCTGTCGGACCCGAGCGGCAGCAAAGACTGGAGCGACAAAGACAAAGCTGCAGCTGCTAAGATGTCTCAGTCAAGTTCCAG CGGTCGTTTGATGCGCGATCGCTCTCAGTCCAGTTTCTCAGTGTCCTACAAGAACATGAAGAAGAGCCCTTCCCTGCAGTCGCTGGACAACATCTCCATTGACAGCTACCTGATGGAGGACGGAGACGCGTACAGCCTTCTGGAGAGAG ACGACGTGTCAATGTCGGGCTTCAAGGACGCCGTCAGTGAGCAGAGCGCCACAGAGAGCGCCGCCGAGGCTGCGTTCAgtcaggagcaggagggaggcgTGTCCCCCGATACGGTCAGCGCCACCTCCCAGAGCATCGACGAGCCCACCAAAGATATA GTGTCGGTGCTGGTGCTGAAGGTGCGGTCGGTGTGCGTGGGCATGGAGGCCGTGGGCGAGAGCACGGCCGTGGCTCTGGAGGTCGGCCAGGTGATACCGAGCCAGCTGGGAAACGTCAGCCTCAGACAGTACCTCAGCAACCGCAGCCTGG GTATGGTGGGTTCAGTACCAATACCTGCTCAAAGCAGCCAAG GAGGCGGCGAGTTCGGCTCGGCGTCCCACGGCTGCGGTCACAGTCCGGAGGTGCAGGCTCGCCTGGAGAGCGGGCCCTGCGCCGCCGCCCACTCCCCGCTGGCCGAGCGCAATGGCTTCCTGCAGCTGCGTCTCAACGGATACCAAGCCAACTTCCTGATGTCCACGCTGCGCAACCTGGCGCACTTTCTGGAGGACGACTCTGCGCCGCAGGTGCTGCCCATGGAGATCAGAGTCAGGAACACTCATATAAACCTAAAG GATGAGGGCCCCCGAGACAATCCCTCCGACGCTGAGCCCTCGCCCATCACCCTACACGTGGACAGTCTCATCATACACAGGAGAGACGATGGTTCTTTCTCTATAGGAG TGGACGGAGCAGCGGAGGCCAAACCCAGAAAAGAGGGCGGGGTGACAGCCAGCTCACTGAGTCCGGTCCCTGTTGCCGTGGGCGGCGTCTGCAGCGCATCAAAGGCTTCGCAAACCCAAGCCCCGCCCCCCAGCCCTCCTCCATCAACCAGGGAAAAg ATGCTGACGGACGAGAACGAGTGCTTGAAGGTGGAGCTGTCGCGAGCCAAGATGGCGCTGGCTGAGGCTCAGATGGAGAAGGACTCGCTGGTTCACCGCATGAAGAACCTCAAAGTCCACAGCAGCTAG